A genomic window from Rattus norvegicus strain BN/NHsdMcwi chromosome 9, GRCr8, whole genome shotgun sequence includes:
- the Ppidl1 gene encoding peptidyl-prolyl cis-trans isomerase D, which yields MSHPSPAAKPSNSKNPRVFFDVDIGGERVGGIVLELFADIVPKTAENFRALCTGEKGTGLTTGKPLHFKGCPFHRIIKKFMIQGGDFSNQNGTGGESIYGEKFEDENFHYKHDREGLLSMANAGPNTNGSQFFITTVPTPHLDGKHVVFGQVIKGLGVARMLENVEVNGEKPAKLCVIAECGELKEGDDWGIFPKDGSGDSHPDFPEDADIDLKDVDKILLISEDLKNIGNTFFKSQNWEMAIKKYAKVLRYLDSSRAVIEKADVSRLQPIALSCVLNIGACKLKMSNWQGAIDSCLEALEMDPSNTKALYRKAQGWQGLKEYDQALADLKKAQEIAPGDKAIQAELLKVKQMIKAQKDKEKAVYAKMFA from the coding sequence ATGTCCCACCCATCCCCAGCAGCCAAGCCTTCCAATTCCAAGAACCCGCGAGTCTTCTTTGACGTGGACATCGGCGGGGAGCGAGTTGGAGGAATTGTTTTAGAATTGTTTGCAGATATTGTTCCTAAAACTGCAGAAAATTTTCGTGCATTGTGTACAGGAGAAAAGGGCACTGGACTGACAACTGGGAAACCTCTGCATTTTAAAGGATGCCCTTTCCACCGAATTATTAAGAAATTTATGATTCAGGGTGGAGACTTCTCAAATCAGAATGGGACAGGTGGAGAAAGTATTTATGGTGAAAAATTTGAAGATGAGAATTTTCATTATAAGCATGATCGGGAGGGTTTGCTGAGCATGGCAAATGCAGGCCCCAATACAAATGGTTCTCAGTTCTTTATCACAACAGTTCCAACTCCTCATTTGGATGGGAAACATGTGGTATTTGGTCAAGTAATAAAAGGACTAGGTGTGGCAAGGATGCTTGAAAATGTAGAAGTGAATGGTGAAAAACCTGCCAAACTCTGTGTTATTGCAGAATGTGGAGAATTGAAGGAAGGGGATGACTGGGGAATATTCCCCAAAGATGGCTCTGGGGATAGTCATCCAGATTTCCCTGAGGATGCAGACATAGACTTAAAGGATgtagataaaattttattaatatctgAAGACTTAAAAAACATTGGAAATACTTTTTTCAAGTCTCAAAACTGGGAGATGGCTATTAAAAAATATGCAAAGGTTTTAAGGTACCTGGATAGTTCAAGGGCTGTTATTGAGAAAGCAGATGTATCCAGACTGCAACCCATAGCCTTAAGTTGTGTGCTGAATATTGGTGCTTGTAAATTGAAGATGTCAAATTGGCAGGGGGCAATTGACAGTTGCTTGGAGGCTCTTGAAATGGACCCTTCAAACACTAAAGCACTATACCGAAAAGCGCAAGGATGGCAAGGATTGAAAGAATATGATCAAGCATTGGCTGATCTTAAGAAGGCGCAGGAGATAGCCCCAGGAGATAAAGCTATCCAGGCAGAATTGCTTAAAGTCAAACAAATGATAAaggcacagaaagataaagagaaggcAGTGTATGCAAAAATGTTTGCTTAA